The genomic stretch CTATCGAGCAAAGATATATATATGGTAGATAAAGAAGTTaagagaataaataaaaaaagaatattacgTACTTTGACTCTCCCGGAACGACATTTGTCTTTTCCGATGACAGTGTCTTCTCGTAGAGCGTAGTGGAGCGTCTGGGAATCATACCGCTGGGACCGACTGTGCGATTTCCATTTGTTGGATCGTACTTTGTTGTGCTGCTTCGTGGCTTTGCTGGACTCGAAATTGCTACAAGATCCCAAAAGAATAATGTTCAAATCCCccccgaaaaaaaaagtttacaaaaaaaaatcaatgaacacTCACCATTTTCAGTGACAGCCACAGGTTTTGGCTGAGCCGATGCTGGTCGTTGATTTTGAGCCGCCAAACGAGCAGTATTCTCCTTGATGGTAGCTGAATCAATTGTATTCTGCCTCTTGAAATTGCTACTTCTGCATttgttaaaaacaaaaataaataaataaataaacaaaatgaaagTCATTTTTAGAATACTCAACACACAAGAGACACAAAGAATTCCAAATCTTAGAAGgagaaaatgtttcaa from Phlebotomus papatasi isolate M1 unplaced genomic scaffold, Ppap_2.1 HiC_scaffold_663, whole genome shotgun sequence encodes the following:
- the LOC129809346 gene encoding uncharacterized protein LOC129809346, producing the protein MTFILFIYLFIFVFNKCRSSNFKRQNTIDSATIKENTARLAAQNQRPASAQPKPVAVTENAISSPAKPRSSTTKYDPTNGNRTVGPSGMIPRRSTTLYEKTLSSEKTNVVPGESKYVIFFFYLFS